The DNA region ACCCTGGTAGCTCTGCGCCATGCCCTTGAGCAAGCCCGCCAGGAATTCACCCAGACGGAAAATATCCCCTCAAGCGAAAGTTTACTGGAACAAGCCCACACCTCGTTGGTCGCTTGGTCCGAGCCCTCCTTACGGCCGGTCATCAATGCCACCGGGGTGATCCTGCACACCAACCTGGGCCGTGCACCGCTCAGCATTGCGGCTATCCAGGCAGTGACCGAAGTATCGCGTGGATATTCCAATCTTGAATTCAACCTGCAAAGTGGGCAGCGTGGCAGCCGCCTGGTGCATGCCGAATCATTGCTCAAGCGCCTGACCCAGGCTGAAGCAGCCCTGGTGGTCAATAATAACGCCGCCGCGGTGCTGCTGGTCCTCTCCGCACTAGCAGTACGCCGGCAGGTGGTCATCTCACGTACACAGCTGGTGGAGATCGGGGGTGGGTTTCGCATTCCAGATGTGATGCGCCAATCGGGCGCTCGCTTGCATGAGGTTGGGACGACCAACCGGGTGCATCTGGATGATTATGCCACCGCAATTGAAGAAACCACCCCCGCGCTGGTCATGCACGCCCATCGCTCGAACTTTCGTATTATCGGCTTCACCAGTGAGCCGTCATTACCAGAGCTGGCAAAACTATGCCATCAGGCAGGAGTCCCATTCGTGGATGACCTCGGTTCAGGGGCACTTCTTGACACTGCCCAATTCGGATTGGAGCACGAGCCAACGGTTTACGAATCATTATCAGCCGGTGCCGACCTGGTGTGTTTCTCAGGTGATAAATTGCTCGGAGGTCCACAGGCTGGCATCATCATCGGCAAAGCGAACCTAATCGCAAAGCTTAGGAAACACCCGCTTGCCCGGGCGATCCGGGCGGACAAGCTTTGCCTGGCGGCCTTATCTGCCACGCTGCTCCACTACCTCAAGGATGAAGCCATCCAAGAAATTCCTATCTGGCGTATGATTGCAGTTTCATCAGAATGCTTACAACTTCGGGCTGAAGCATGGAAAAATATCCTGAATACTGGCGAGGTGCTTCCTAACCAATCGGCCGCTGGGGGTGGCTCGTTACCAGAAGAAACCCAACCCACCTACGTCCTGGCATTATCAGTGCCCTCGCCCACCCGTTTCCTTGAGAAATTACGCCAGTGCCAACCTCCCGTCATCGCCCGCCTTGAAATGGACAGGGTCTTGCTCGATCCGCGCACAGTTCTACCTGAGCAGGAACCCGATCTATTGACAGCTATTCGAAGCACGCTTGCAACAAATCAAAAAGGGAAATCTACCGTATGAAAACTGACCTGGATGCATTGATGCAGGAAAATGGCCTGGATGCTCTGTTGATCACCGGACCAGCTCTGCATAACCCCGCTATGGTGTACATGACTGGTGGCGCTCACCTGACCTCGGGTGATTTGATCAAGAAGAGGGGAGAAACACCCGTGTTGTTTTACAATCCCATGGAGCGGGATGAAGCCGCCAAATCGGGATTTATCACCAAAAATCTGGCTGAATACCAGTTTACCGAGCTGCTCAGCCAGGCGAATGGGGAATATGCCCTGGCTTACGCCAGGCGTTACCAACGCATGCTCGACGATTGCGGTATTGAGCATGGCAAAGTTGCCCTATATGGCCGTTCGGAGATCGGGGCTTATTACGCCATCCTGGCTACCTTACAGCATGAGATACCGGGTATCGAGCTGGTCGGTGAAATCAATAACTCGGTGATGATGTTGGCGCGCATGACGAAGGAAGCGCCTGAGATAGAACGCATTCGCCAGATGGGAAAAATTACCACCCAGGTGGTTGGACTGGTAGCCGATTATATAACCTCCCAACATAATCAGAATGGAACCCTGATCAAGTCGAATGGTGATCCACTGACAATCGGAGACGTAAAGCGAAAGATCAACCTGTGGCTGTCTGAACGAGGGGCTGAGAACCCCGAAGACACCATCTTCGCCATCGGCCGCGATGCCGGGGTGCCCCACTCGTCAGGCAATCTCGCAGACCCACTCAGACTTGGGCAAACGATTGTGTTCGATATCTACCCATGTGAAGCAGGCGGTGGTTATTTCTATGATTTTACCCGTACCTGGTGCCTGGGTTATGCCCCGGATGAAGCGCTTGCCGTCTATGAGACTGTCCTGTCTGCCTATCGGCAGATCACAAGCAAACTGCAGGCTGGCAGACCGTTTAAAGACTACCAGGAGATGGCCTGCGACATCTTTTCTGCACAGGGTCACCCGACTATCCGGGAGAATCCACAAGCGCAGCGCGGATATGTTCACAGCCTGGGCCATGGCATCGGCTTGAACGTGCATGAGCGGCCTTGGAGTGGCACAAGCAGCGATGATAAGGATATTCTCGTTCCAGGGGTGGTCTTCACGCTAGAGCCTGGCTTATATTATCCCGATCAGGGCATGGGTGTAAGGTTGGAAGACAGCCTGTGGGTGACCCCGGACGGTCGAATGGAAGTATTGGCAGATTACCCGATGGACATGGTCCTGCCAGTCAGAGTCTGACCCGCCCCCCTGAAACGCAAGGTGATTAATATGGCAAAAGATACCCCCAAGCTTGAAGCACCCTCTGAAACCCCACCGATACGTATCCTGGGTATTGAGACCTCCTGTGATGAGACTGCTGCAGCCGTCGTCGAAGATGGCCGGTTGATCCTGTCAAATGTTGTTGCTTCCCAAATCGACCTGCATGCTCAATTTGGAGGCGTATTCCCTGAGGTGGCCTCCCGCCAGCATATCAAAACCATCTACCCGATCATCGACCAGGCCTTGCATGACGCCCACCTGGCGATCACCGACCTGGACGCGATTGCTGTCACGCGTGGACCAGGATTACCCGGTTCATTGGTTGTAGGGATGAATGCTGCCAAAGGGCTAGCACTGGGGAGCGGTTTACCATTAATCGGTGTCAGCCACCTGGAAGGCCACCTGTACTCTGCCTGGGTGTATCAACCAGACAGCCCTCCACCCAATCAGCCAGAATTTCCGCTGATCGCCCTGATCGTTTCAGGTGGCCATACAGAGCTGGTCCTCATGAGTGATCACATGCATTACCAGCGGTTGGGGGCTACCCTGGATGACGCAGCGGGAGAAGCCTTCGATAAAGTTGCCCGCCTGCTGGGTTTGGAATACCCGGGTGGACCATCAATTCAAAATGCATCAACGGATGGCAACCCACTTGCCTATAATTTCCCCCGCGCCTGGTTGGAAGATAGCTGGGACTTTTCCTTCAGCGGCTTGAAGACTGCCGTGATGCGTGAGGTTCAACACAGCAATATACCCACACCTCTGCCTGTTGCCAACTTGGCAGCCAGTTTCCAGGCGGCTGTTGTGGATGTGCTGGTCACCAAAACGATCAAAGCGACCAAGGATTATGATGCCAAGAACATCGTGGTAGCTGGTGGCGTTTCAGCCAATCGAGCCCTGCGCCACGCCATCCAGGCGCGCGCTACCTGCCCGGTGCATATCCCGCCCCTCTGGTTGTGCACGGATAATGCATCCATGATAGCCGGAGCTGGCTACCACCGCTTTATCTCCGGCCAGCGTGATGGATTGGACATAGACGTGCTCCCTAACTGGCCTTTATCCGAGGTACCCGCCCCACCCATGGGATAATCCACATCAATATTTAAAATTTGGGGGGTTACATCCTGCCTTTTAAACTCAAATCGCCCTCTGAGATGGCTCCAACCTCATCGGGCGAGTTTGAGTGAGGAGAATGCAACTATCATTATATACATTGACGTGAAAACTGAATGAAAAAAGGCTAAAAGCTTCGTTAGAAAGGGATCGCCTACAAACTGAAGGATAGATTAATCTTCGAAAAAACATTTCCCCCATAGCAGGAAACGAGTATTTTATGCCAAAGCGTTGGTGATTTCCGTCATGCTGAGTGGTCCTTCTCGTAGGATTGTCAGCGGGTCGGTCAGGCAATTTACTACCGTCGATGGCACCCCTCCGGCTGTGTGACCTCCATCCAGGATCAGATGGACTCGTCCGTTCAGCTGCTTCATGACCTCCTCAGCTGTATTGGCGTTATCCTGGCCGGAGATGTTGGCTGATGTCACCGCCAGCGGACCGATTTTTCGCAACAGCGCCAGTGCCACTGGATGATCGGGCATGCGTACCCCAATCGTGGTGTCTGGTGATAACTCTTCAGGCAGGCCTGCGTGTTTGGGCACCACGAGGGTTAACGGCCCAGGCCAGAAATGATGGGCGAGCCTGCTGGAAATATCGTCCAATCGGTCAACGACTTTCGGCAGGTCATCAAAATCACCGATCAGGATGGCGATCGCGCGGGTGTTACTGCGGCCTTTAGCAGAAAATAACCTCTCAACGAATTCGCTTTTAAACGGCAAGGCGGCCAACCCATAAACCGTATCGGTCGGGAAAGCGACCAGACCACCGTGGTTCAAAACGTCAACCGCATGATCGAGCGCACTCGGGTGCCCAGCTTTAATCAGTTCTGTGATCATAAGTACCGGGGTAAATTATACCCCGATGCCTTTTATATGGATTGAACTACCCCCCACGAAAACCGGGCAAAACCAGGGCCAACTTTCAGGACACTGCCCATATAGGTGTAACCAGCCGAGATATACAGATCACAGGTCTCACTATCAGTCCAGCGATGATTCCGCACGGCACGCTTGGCCCAGTTTAGCAAGGTTGCCAATGCCATACCTTGCAGATTTTTTGCCTGGGCATAATCTGAAGCCGCAGCCTCGTTGAGCTGCTCAGATGGGTTCAACATTGCCAGCCTGCCCCCAGGGGTCACCAGCTTCCTGATCTCATACATCGCTCTTTCAGGTCCTGGAAGTAGAAACAAGAGATTTGAACAGGTGACCAGATCAAACCTTCCTGCTGGAAAGGGCGGCTGATAGACATCTGCCACGATGACCTGCCGGTGGAGTGGCTTAGGTCGGAACATACCCATATCCAGGTCAAGACCCACAGAACCGCAGCCCATTTTCGAGAAGATTGCTGGTAAAAGCCCTGGCCCACAACCCACATCAACGACGGACCAACCGGGCTGGGGATTGCACCATTCTGCGAAGCCCTGTAAGGTTTTGCCCCAGCCGGTTTGGGTTTGCAGCTCAAGGAAGTAATCCGAGTCTTTGCCCAACATGAGCTATTCAGTAGGTTGGTTCATCTCCCAGATCATTTGTAAGCCGTCGAGGGTTAGCCAGGGGGCCACAACCTGAATCATGGGGGTCTCCTGGGCGACGATATCTGCCAGGCCACCTGTGGCAATGACCTTCATCTCTGCTCCCAGCACCTGGCGGAACCTGGCAACCATGCCCTCCACCAGTCCAACATACCCGTAAAGCAACCCTGACTGCATCGAGTGCACCGTGTTGCGCCCGATCACCGAAGGCGGCTTTTGGATATCTACCCTGGGTAGCTTGGCCGTCCGTTGGTAAAGAGCATCGGCTGCAATCCCGATCCCCGGGGCAATCGCGCCACCCAAATAATCTCCGCTGGCAGAAATGGCATCGAAGGTGGTGGCTGTCCCAAAGTCGACCACGCAGGCTGGCGCGCCGTACAGGTGTACTACTGCCACAGCATCAACTATCCGGTCAGCCCCCACGGTGCGCGGATCTTCATAGCGAACGCGCACTCCAGTTTTTACCCCCGCGTCCACAACCAGGGGCTCACGGTGGAGATAACGCTGGCAGGCTTCGATAATCTTGCTGGTGATGGGTGGCACGACCGATGCCAGGCAGATGCCGCTCACATCATCTATAGTGTAGCCGACATGCTCAAGCAAACCAAGCAGTTGCAACCCGTACTCATCCGGCATGTGGTCGAAAGCTGTAGCCAACCGCCAGCGTGGGCCAAGCTCTTTTCCTTCGTAAAGACCCAGGGTGATGTTCGTATTACCTATATCAATCGCCAGCAGCATATGAGTTCTCCTCAATATCTACCAAGTTCTTTTATTGGTACAAATTCTAAACGATCACATTGTCGATCAGGCGGGTTTTACCAACCGTAACCGCCAAAGAGATCAGGGCGTGCTCTACCTGCCCTTCCAGCTCTTGCAATGTCTGTGGATCGGCACAGGATACATATTGCACTTTGACCAGTGACTGCGTGGCAATTGTATCTACAACGATCTGCCGTAGCCGAGAAGACTCTCGCTCCCCTGCCTCAAAATTTTCCCTGGCCTTGAAAAGTCCCCTTGACAACACCACGGCCGCCTGACGTTCATCAGGTTTGAGATACACATTCCGGCTGGACATGGCCAGGCCGTCTGGCTCACGCACAATCGGGCAGACAACAATCCCAATCGGAAAACCTAGATCACGACTCATGGTCCGGATGACGACTGCCTGCTGGGCATCCTTCTGGCCGAAGTACGCTTTTTGCGGCTGGACTGCATTGAACAGCTTGGCTACTACTGTGGAAACCCCGCGAAAATGGGTCGGTCGGAATGCTCCTTCCAGGGGTTGGGTGACCTGTTCAACGGTTATCCAGGTCTGATATCCAGGTGGATACATCACCGTGTCTCCAGGTGTCCACACCAGGTCGACATTTTCCGCACTCAGCATCTCCAGGTCGCGTGACAGATTGCGCGGATATTTATTCAGATCTTCTTGAGGCCCAAATTGTGATGGATTGACATAAATGCTCACCACCACACTGTTACATTCCTGCCGCGCTCGTTGCACCAGTGATAAATGCCCCGCGTGTAAATATCCCATCGTGGGCACCAACCCGACTGGTCGTGATAGACCCGCCAGTGCCTTACGCAGGTCTTCTAAGGTTTCAACTAACCTCATTCACATCCCTCCTTACCTTACTGTCCAGGCCCTTTACCAGGTGCCACAGTACACGGTTAACTGGTGTGGGAATGCCAACCTTCTCGGCCTCATGAACGATAGCCCCATTAATGGAATCGATCTCGGTGGGCCTTCCGTTGAGCACATCCTGGAGCATGGATGAATGGTTGGCTGCCGTATTCCTGGCTACCTGCTCGACCGCCTCAATCGGGTCGGGATAAGGAAGCCTGACACCATTATGATAGGCGACGAATTCAGCCTCTGTGGCTACCTCACTTAATAGCTCGCGCGTGTCGGGCTGGGTCAGTAGCTCACCATTGGGAACCCCAAGAATTGCTGTTAATGGGTTAATGGCTGCGTTGATCACTAATTTACCCCACAGTAAAGACTTGGGGTCCGCTACGGTTTCAACCTGGAAACCTGCCGACACCAGCATTTCTTGCAATACTGCTTGCCTGGGATGCGTCCCAAGGTTCACAATCCCTTCCCCGGTGTGCATAACATACCCCGGTGCGAGCAATTGGGCAGCTAGGGTTGTGACTCCCAGCGCAACCCTCTCTTCGCCCAGTAACTTTACCAGGGTTTCATAATTCCCCAGGCCGTTTTGCAATGTCAGAGCAATCCCCGTGCTGGTCAGCAGCTTATGAAGCTGCGTTGCAGCCCGGGCTGTCTGCCACGATTTGACCAGGACGAGCACCTGTGAATAGGATCCACCTATCTCCTCTTCATTTGAGGCTATGACCGGACAGCGATGCTCAGTGCCGTCCAATTCGCGCAGGCGTACTCCACTGGATTTTAAAGCAGTCAATCCTTCCATCCAGCTGCCCAGCATGGTCACGCTTATGCCACATCCAGCCAGTCGCGCTGCGAACAGGCTGGCCATTGCACCCGTCCCCACGATGAGAATGTCCATGGCGTTATCTCACTGCTGGATCTTGGATTAGCGATTTTGAGGTTGGGCTATGTAGCTTCTCTTCGAGGCAGCGCCATTCGTCATCGGTCATTTCAACGGTATGTTGTTCGGCTGGGAATGCTCTCGATTTTACATCGCCCTTGTATTCGCTAAATGCCTGCCTCATTTCGCTAGAAAGATTGGCATATCGCTTGACAAATTTTGGCGTGAAGCGCTCAAATAATCCCAACAAGTCATGCGTTACCAGCACCTGTCCATCGCAGCCCACACCCGCTCCGATGCCAATCGTTGGGATGACAAGTTCCTGCGAGACCAGTTCTGCCAGCCTGCCAGGGATCGATTCAAGCACCAGGCTGAAGCATCCCGCTTCCTGCAACGCCAGGGCATCTTCCAGGAGCTTATAGGCTGCCTCGGCATCGCGTCCCTGTGGTCGAAACCCAAGCTGGTTAACGCTCTGGGGGGTCAATCCGAGGTGACCCATGACAGGAATGCCAGTTTGGACGATCGCCCGGATGGTTTCCGCCCTTTCAACACCACCTTCCAGCTTGATGGCGTTCATGCCGGCTTCCTGCAGGAACCGCCCGGCATTGCGTACCGCCTCATTGGTCGAGACTTGGTAAGACATGAATGGCATATCTCCCACCAGCAGGGCATATTTCGCCCCACGGGCGACTGCTCTGCAGTGGTGGAGCATATCATCCATGGTCACCGGTAGGGTGCTTTCATACCCCAGCTCGACCATGCCAAGGCTATCACCCACCAGAATGATATCGATACCTGCCTGGTCTATGACCAGGGCAGTGGGATAGTCGTAGGCGGTGAGCATGCTGATGGGCTCGTGGCGCGTTTTCATCGCCTGTACGTGGCGTACGGTAACTTTTTTACGCTCTTCTGGGGGGGTTACTGGATTTTGGTCCACTGACATGGTACCCTCCTTTCGTTGTTTCGGTAGGGGCCAAATTACTGATTAAAATAATTCTACCATCCCAGTCAGCAACGATCTGGGTGCGAAAATGATTATACTATTAATATACTGAAAAACTGGCCGTCGGTCAGCTTGTAAATAATGAAGCAGGGTGAGCATCTAACCCACCCTGCTAATCGTAAACTATGGGGTTACTTCACTTAAATTCAGACTGATAGTGTCTATCCATGCCATGCGATGAGCTTTATTGCCAGGCGTCGGCGTCATAGGCTGGTAGCTCACAGCGTAACACAGTATCTCCACGCAGGCCCAGGGCATAACCGGCTTGCATGAGCTGGTGGATTTCACTCGTGCCTTCATAAATGATGGCACCGCGTGAATTACGCAAGAAGCGCTCGACATCATACTCGTCGCTATAACCATATGCCCCATGGATTTGGATGGCTTCCGAAGCGGCGTTGAAGGATTCATCGGTGGCAAACCACTTCGCCAGGGAGGTTTCGCGTGTGTTCCGCAGGCCCTGATTCTTCATCCAACCGGCCCTTAAGTAAAGCAAGCGGGCCATTTCGTAAGACTGTACCATTTTCGCGATCTTCTGCTGGACGAGCTGGAATTTGGCAATCTCACGTCCGAACGCCTTGCGATCTTTTGAATATTTAATGCTGGCTTCCAGGCTGGCACGGATCAGGCCTGTGGCACCTGACGCGACGGTGTACCGGCCGTTATCCAGGCAAGACATGGCGATCTTGAATCCTTCCCCCTCCTCGCCAATGCGATGATCTTCCGGCACACGCACATCCTGGAAGTTGATCCAGCCGGTGGAACCTGCCCGCATCCCCAGCTTACCATGCAAGTCGCCGGTAGTCACGCCCGGGCGGTTGAGCTCGACCAGGAAAGCCGATAATCCCTCGTGCGGGTCTTTTGCTTGCGAGTTGGTGCGGCCGACCCACAGGCAATGGTCGGCCTTGGTCGCCAGCGAAATCCACATCTTCTCGCCGTTGAGCACGTACTCCTCACCCTCCCGTCGAGCTGTACTGGTGATGGCGGCTACATCCGAGCCTGCCCCAGGTTCGGTCAGCCCGAAACAGGCAATCTTCTCGCCTTTCGCCTGAGGCACCAGGAAGCGCTGCTTCTGGTCTTCACTGGCCCATTGAAACAAGCCCAGGCTATTCAAGCCAATGTGCACAGAAAGCACTACCCGCAAGGTGCTATCCACAACCTCCAGCTCCTCGCAAGCCAGACCGAGTGAGATGTAATCCATCCCCTGGCCTCCATACCTGACCGGCAAGCAGATACCCAGGATGCCCAGCTGCCCCATGCGTGGCAGGATAAATGGAGCCATCTCCTGAGCCCGGTCGAATTCCTTAATAACTGGCGTTACTTCTTTTTGAGCAAAATCGCGTACCATCTGCTGAACCATGCGGTGTTCATCCGTGAGCGCGAAATCCATAAATTGCCTCCAGAAAATGAGTGATACCTGAATTATAAATCATGCCGCTTATCTAATGCGTACAAGCTGAGATTAATTAATCCAGCCAATTATGGATCTAGTGCTTAAACTTTTATTGAAGGATGAGTTGGCCCACCTTTTGCACTATAATCAACCGTGGTGAAGACGAATCGCAACCTGCATATAGCCTTGCGTATCCTGCTGGTCAGTCTTTTAGTTGCCTGCCTAGGTCTGGGAGCAACCTCGCATGCTGCCAGTAAAGCCCTGGCTAATGCATTCCAGTCAGCCAAAGCTGAAGATTGGCTGGGTGCCGCCTCGTACCTGAAATCAGCGTCGAATTATTACCCGTGGAGGCGTGAATTATTAATGACTGCCGGGAGATATGCCTTCCTGGGAGGGGATCCAAAAACAGCCATAAACTATCTTGAAATGCCTGGGATCAAGGACCAACTCGGCCCTGATGACCTAGTCCTGCTTGGAGAAGCATACCAACAGATTGGTGACCTGGCTAAAGCCGTCGATATATGGCAGGGACTAGCTGGGCAAGGTGCGTCACCCCAGGCACTGCAGCATCTGGTTGACATTGGATTTCAACAAGGGGATTACATCGCTGCGCTCGAATCGCTGCTGGCTTTAACGCGGCTTAACCCCTCCGATGCGCATCTGCAATACCAGGTTGGCTTGCTTTACGCCGCGACCGATCCACTCAAAGCCCTATCATTTTTAGCCACTGCGGCAGAAATTGACCCGTCGCTGGCGGAAAATTCCCGTAAATTACACGATGAAATACGCACAGCCAGCTTGTTTGACCAGCCTGCCTATACGCTGGTGTCATCCGGGCGCCAGCTGGGCGGTCTGGGTGAATGGCAACTGGCTGAACAGGCTTTCATGCGCGCCACCGAGGCTGACCCTGACTATCAAGATGCCTGGGCTTTCCTGGGTGAAGCCAGGCAGCAGGTGGACAAGTCTGAAGGTCAGAATGCCCCTGATAATGGCTTGGCGGAGCTGACCCAGGCACTCAAGCTGGATAGCAAGTCTGTACTCGCCAACTCCCTGATGGGATTGTACTGGGAACGCCAGCAAGACTATGCGCAGGCGCAAACCTACCTGGAACGGGCAGCTGCCCTCAGTCCAGAAGACCCATATATGTATGTTCAGCTGG from Anaerolineales bacterium includes:
- a CDS encoding L-seryl-tRNA(Sec) selenium transferase encodes the protein MSSLRDLPSVDQMLQAHEVHTWIEEFGRPLTLVALRHALEQARQEFTQTENIPSSESLLEQAHTSLVAWSEPSLRPVINATGVILHTNLGRAPLSIAAIQAVTEVSRGYSNLEFNLQSGQRGSRLVHAESLLKRLTQAEAALVVNNNAAAVLLVLSALAVRRQVVISRTQLVEIGGGFRIPDVMRQSGARLHEVGTTNRVHLDDYATAIEETTPALVMHAHRSNFRIIGFTSEPSLPELAKLCHQAGVPFVDDLGSGALLDTAQFGLEHEPTVYESLSAGADLVCFSGDKLLGGPQAGIIIGKANLIAKLRKHPLARAIRADKLCLAALSATLLHYLKDEAIQEIPIWRMIAVSSECLQLRAEAWKNILNTGEVLPNQSAAGGGSLPEETQPTYVLALSVPSPTRFLEKLRQCQPPVIARLEMDRVLLDPRTVLPEQEPDLLTAIRSTLATNQKGKSTV
- a CDS encoding aminopeptidase P family protein, with product MKTDLDALMQENGLDALLITGPALHNPAMVYMTGGAHLTSGDLIKKRGETPVLFYNPMERDEAAKSGFITKNLAEYQFTELLSQANGEYALAYARRYQRMLDDCGIEHGKVALYGRSEIGAYYAILATLQHEIPGIELVGEINNSVMMLARMTKEAPEIERIRQMGKITTQVVGLVADYITSQHNQNGTLIKSNGDPLTIGDVKRKINLWLSERGAENPEDTIFAIGRDAGVPHSSGNLADPLRLGQTIVFDIYPCEAGGGYFYDFTRTWCLGYAPDEALAVYETVLSAYRQITSKLQAGRPFKDYQEMACDIFSAQGHPTIRENPQAQRGYVHSLGHGIGLNVHERPWSGTSSDDKDILVPGVVFTLEPGLYYPDQGMGVRLEDSLWVTPDGRMEVLADYPMDMVLPVRV
- the tsaD gene encoding tRNA (adenosine(37)-N6)-threonylcarbamoyltransferase complex transferase subunit TsaD; the protein is MRILGIETSCDETAAAVVEDGRLILSNVVASQIDLHAQFGGVFPEVASRQHIKTIYPIIDQALHDAHLAITDLDAIAVTRGPGLPGSLVVGMNAAKGLALGSGLPLIGVSHLEGHLYSAWVYQPDSPPPNQPEFPLIALIVSGGHTELVLMSDHMHYQRLGATLDDAAGEAFDKVARLLGLEYPGGPSIQNASTDGNPLAYNFPRAWLEDSWDFSFSGLKTAVMREVQHSNIPTPLPVANLAASFQAAVVDVLVTKTIKATKDYDAKNIVVAGGVSANRALRHAIQARATCPVHIPPLWLCTDNASMIAGAGYHRFISGQRDGLDIDVLPNWPLSEVPAPPMG
- a CDS encoding threonylcarbamoyl-AMP synthase, with the protein product MITELIKAGHPSALDHAVDVLNHGGLVAFPTDTVYGLAALPFKSEFVERLFSAKGRSNTRAIAILIGDFDDLPKVVDRLDDISSRLAHHFWPGPLTLVVPKHAGLPEELSPDTTIGVRMPDHPVALALLRKIGPLAVTSANISGQDNANTAEEVMKQLNGRVHLILDGGHTAGGVPSTVVNCLTDPLTILREGPLSMTEITNALA
- a CDS encoding pantothenate kinase is translated as MLLAIDIGNTNITLGLYEGKELGPRWRLATAFDHMPDEYGLQLLGLLEHVGYTIDDVSGICLASVVPPITSKIIEACQRYLHREPLVVDAGVKTGVRVRYEDPRTVGADRIVDAVAVVHLYGAPACVVDFGTATTFDAISASGDYLGGAIAPGIGIAADALYQRTAKLPRVDIQKPPSVIGRNTVHSMQSGLLYGYVGLVEGMVARFRQVLGAEMKVIATGGLADIVAQETPMIQVVAPWLTLDGLQMIWEMNQPTE
- a CDS encoding pantoate--beta-alanine ligase translates to MRLVETLEDLRKALAGLSRPVGLVPTMGYLHAGHLSLVQRARQECNSVVVSIYVNPSQFGPQEDLNKYPRNLSRDLEMLSAENVDLVWTPGDTVMYPPGYQTWITVEQVTQPLEGAFRPTHFRGVSTVVAKLFNAVQPQKAYFGQKDAQQAVVIRTMSRDLGFPIGIVVCPIVREPDGLAMSSRNVYLKPDERQAAVVLSRGLFKARENFEAGERESSRLRQIVVDTIATQSLVKVQYVSCADPQTLQELEGQVEHALISLAVTVGKTRLIDNVIV
- a CDS encoding 2-dehydropantoate 2-reductase yields the protein MDILIVGTGAMASLFAARLAGCGISVTMLGSWMEGLTALKSSGVRLRELDGTEHRCPVIASNEEEIGGSYSQVLVLVKSWQTARAATQLHKLLTSTGIALTLQNGLGNYETLVKLLGEERVALGVTTLAAQLLAPGYVMHTGEGIVNLGTHPRQAVLQEMLVSAGFQVETVADPKSLLWGKLVINAAINPLTAILGVPNGELLTQPDTRELLSEVATEAEFVAYHNGVRLPYPDPIEAVEQVARNTAANHSSMLQDVLNGRPTEIDSINGAIVHEAEKVGIPTPVNRVLWHLVKGLDSKVRRDVNEVS
- the panB gene encoding 3-methyl-2-oxobutanoate hydroxymethyltransferase, whose protein sequence is MSVDQNPVTPPEERKKVTVRHVQAMKTRHEPISMLTAYDYPTALVIDQAGIDIILVGDSLGMVELGYESTLPVTMDDMLHHCRAVARGAKYALLVGDMPFMSYQVSTNEAVRNAGRFLQEAGMNAIKLEGGVERAETIRAIVQTGIPVMGHLGLTPQSVNQLGFRPQGRDAEAAYKLLEDALALQEAGCFSLVLESIPGRLAELVSQELVIPTIGIGAGVGCDGQVLVTHDLLGLFERFTPKFVKRYANLSSEMRQAFSEYKGDVKSRAFPAEQHTVEMTDDEWRCLEEKLHSPTSKSLIQDPAVR
- a CDS encoding butyryl-CoA dehydrogenase, encoding MDFALTDEHRMVQQMVRDFAQKEVTPVIKEFDRAQEMAPFILPRMGQLGILGICLPVRYGGQGMDYISLGLACEELEVVDSTLRVVLSVHIGLNSLGLFQWASEDQKQRFLVPQAKGEKIACFGLTEPGAGSDVAAITSTARREGEEYVLNGEKMWISLATKADHCLWVGRTNSQAKDPHEGLSAFLVELNRPGVTTGDLHGKLGMRAGSTGWINFQDVRVPEDHRIGEEGEGFKIAMSCLDNGRYTVASGATGLIRASLEASIKYSKDRKAFGREIAKFQLVQQKIAKMVQSYEMARLLYLRAGWMKNQGLRNTRETSLAKWFATDESFNAASEAIQIHGAYGYSDEYDVERFLRNSRGAIIYEGTSEIHQLMQAGYALGLRGDTVLRCELPAYDADAWQ